One genomic window of Mus pahari chromosome 23, PAHARI_EIJ_v1.1, whole genome shotgun sequence includes the following:
- the Cyth3 gene encoding cytohesin-3: MTEIDNLTSVEESKTTQRNKQIAMGRKKFNMDPKKGIQFLIENDLLQSSPEDVAQFLYKGEGLNKTVIGDYLGERDDFNIKVLQAFVELHEFADLNLVQALRQFLWSFRLPGEAQKIDRMMEAFASRYCLCNPGVFQSTDTCYVLSFAIIMLNTSLHNHNVRDKPTAERFITMNRGINEGGDLPEELLRNLYESIKNEPFKIPEDDGNDLTHTFFNPDREGWLLKLGGRVKTWKRRWFILTDNCLYYFEYTTDKEPRGIIPLENLSIREVEDPRKPNCFELYNPSHKGQVIKACKTEADGRVVEGNHVVYRISAPSPEEKEEWMKSIKASISRDPFYDMLATRKRRIANKK; this comes from the exons GGCATTCAGTTCCTAATTGAGAACGACCTGCTGCAGAGCTCCCCAGAGGATGTTGCCCAGTTTCTGTACAAAGGAGAGGGCCTGAACAAGACCGTCATCGGAGACTACCTGGGTGAGAG GGATGACTTTAATATCAAAGTCCTGCAGGCTTTTGTTGAGCTGCACGAGTTTGCTGATCTCAACCTTGTCCAGGCCTTAAG GCAGTTCCTATGGAGCTTCAGACTTCCTGGAGAGGCACAGAAGATCGACCGCATGATGGAGGCCTTTGCATCCCGATACTGCCTGTGCAACCCTGGGGTCTTCCAGTCCACAG ATACATGCTACGTGCTCTCCTTTGCCATCATCATGCTCAACACCAGCTTGCACAACCACAACGTACGCGACAAGCCCACCGCCGAGCGCTTCATCACCATGAACCGAGGCATCAACGAGGGTGGGGACCTTCCTGAGGAGCTGCTGAGG AACTTGTATGAAAGTATCAAGAATGAGCCGTTTAAGATCCCAGAAGACGATGGCAATGACCTGACGCACACGTTCTTCAACCCAGACCGAGAAGGCTGGCTGCTGAAGCTGG GGGGTCGTGTGAAGACCTGGAAACGGCGCTGGTTCATCCTCACAGATAATTGCCTCTACTACTTTGAGTACACCACT GACAAGGAGCCCAGGGGGATCATCCCCCTAGAGAACCTCAGCATCAGGGAGGTGGAGGACCCTCGGAAGCCG AACTGCTTTGAGCTGTATAACCCCAGTCACAAAGGGCAAGTCATCAAGGCCTGCAAGACAGAGGCCGATGGCCGTGTGGTGGAGGGGAACCATGTTGTGTACCGGATCTCTGCCCCCAGCccggaggagaaggaggagtggaTGAAGTCCATCAA agcAAGCATCAGTAGGGACCCGTTCTATGACATGTTGGCCACGAGGAAAAGGAGGATCGCCAATAAGAAATAG